In Eriocheir sinensis breed Jianghai 21 unplaced genomic scaffold, ASM2467909v1 Scaffold721, whole genome shotgun sequence, one genomic interval encodes:
- the LOC126994111 gene encoding uncharacterized protein LOC126994111, giving the protein MASPNGRREGEETGKAEADVGEVKPGQMDLFAAMLASLRQELDQRTERAEQRADERAREQARRAEERADKQARHLAEVLQSCFSSLKAETQQYTDQGCDSARSERLEEVRTREGEVRGLREAETQLREVAPSHAEEEGSVLAGSAGAAVLQGSIWGFWQGLLEPGSVVAEPIAAAGGWGTPASLPPSPPPSPPCQPARRSRSPLSLPWQQREVAAWCGEEQEASRVLAAGARVADWRGSAWGPWQGPLKPGGVVAEPVEAAGGWGAVGAAPLGPAGAGVGAINPASLPLSPPPSPPCRPACRPRGPPAPRCSPSASPRSGRLKPAEHDGKLAWEAKFKMPAAAQSWGEDEKALLLTTALRGSVDGPGRLVGSAERTLGRPDMPAATRLQDAPQRLCGVTGHCVQSEGPVEARIGVGSAVERRPMDVADRDESCVLGLDYLPQGEACADLGRELERLRGQAPLLPKVGCAEVVAAERLHLAPGTEARVLYCRSDAMPGGGTVESTEGLQLPDGVAAGGSLEGAGEESVTVLVANSSDEARKVPAGAKLGTCEEVEQQEEASGSAESAAVRPLPDFLEDLAHRSAANLTEAQTEKMRHTLARCADVFSGGGLDPLGCTGLVKHNISTGNGAPTRCPPRRVVPARREELQRAVNELAAQGVMERTDCPWPSAVVLDMKKDGTQRFCEDCRALRDETGEDSHPLPWTDDALTKALELGALTMTSGLGAAAPPCHDLRGRMAKVKMKAASIKASPEGLRGSCGGCGKRGHRCSRCLGERRTRSLDRPSPDAHQPRCKDCGQSGHRLSACPRPRDAARAGSADGLEKGVDFQPSPALGPRLE; this is encoded by the coding sequence ATGGCATCCCCCAatggtcgccgtgagggtgaggagacgggcaaggccgaggctgacgtgggtgaggtgaagccgggccagatggacttgttcgctgccatgttggccagtctgaggcaggaattggatcagagaacagagagggcagaacagagggcagacgagagggcacgcgagcaggctcggagggcagaagagagggcagacaagcaggcccgccatcttgccgaggtcctccagagttgtttctcgtcgctgaaggcggaaacccagcagtacaccgaccagggctgcgacagcgcgaggagtgaacggctggaggaggtgcggacccgggaaggcgaggtccgaggcctgagggaggcggagacgcagctgcgagaggtggcaccgtcgcacgcggaggaagaaggctcagttctggcaggaagcgccggggcggcggtccttCAGGGGTCTATCTGGGGCTtctggcaaggactcctggagcctggtagcgtcgtggcggaaccaatagctgccgcaggaggttggggaacccccgcctcgttgcctccctcacccccaccctctcctccatgccagccggctcgcaggtcacgtagtccgctctctctcccatggcagcagcgagaggtggcagcgtggtgcggggaggaacaagaagcgtcacgtgtgctggcggcgggtgcacgggtggcggactggcggggctccgcgtggggtccctggcaagggcccctgaagcccggtggcgtcgtggcggagccggtggaggctgcaggaggctggggagccgtcggagccgctcccttgggtccagctggtgctggagtcggagccattaaccctgcctcgttgcctctctcaccgcctccctctccgccatgccggccggcttgcaggccacgtggtccgcccgctccccGCTGCAGCCCCTCGGCCTCCccgcgctcagggaggcttaagccagcggagcacgacgggaagttggcatgggaggccaagttcaagatgccagctgctgcccagagctggggcgaggatgagaaggcgctgctgctgacgacagcgctacggggctcagtggacgggcccggccgcttggtggggagcgccgagaggaccttggggcggcctgacatgccggccgctacacgactccaggacgcgccacagaggctgtgtggcgtcacggggcactgcgtgcagtctgagggcccagtggaggctcgtatcggcgtaggcagcgctgtggagcgccggccgatggacgtcgccgatcgagacgagtcgtgcgtgctgggcctcgactacctgccgcagggcgaggcctgtgccgaccttggacgggagctggagaggctgcgcggacaggcgcctttgctcccgaaggtcggctgtgcagaggtagtcgcggcggagcgactgcaccttgccccggggacggaggccagggtcctgtattgccggtcggacgcgatgccagggggaggcacggtggagtccacggagggcctgcagctgcctgatggtgtggcagccggagggagtctcgaaggagcgggggaggagtcagtcacggtgctggtggctaactcctccgacgaggctcggaaagtacccgctggtgccaagctgggcacctgtgaagaggtggagcaacaagaggaggcgtcggggagtgcggagtcggccgctgtgaggccgctgcccgacttcctggaggatttggcgcaccggagcgccgctaacctgacggaggcgcagacggagaaaatgcgccacaccctggctcggtgcgcggacgtgttcagcgggggtggattggatccactgggctgcacggggttggtgaagcacaacatcagcacgggaaatggtgcgcccaccaggtgcccgccccgacgtgtcgtgccggccaggcgggaggaattgcagcgcgccgtcaacgagctggcggcgcagggggtgatggagcggacagactgtccgtggccctcagcagtcgtcctggatatgaagaaggacggcacgcagcgcttctgtgaggactgccgggcgctgagggacgagactggcgaggactcccaccccctgccgtggaccgatgACGCGCTGACGAAGGCCTTGGAGTTGGGGGCCTTGACGATGACCAGCGGCCTAGgagcggccgccccgccctgccatgacctccggggccggatggcgaaggtgaagatgaaggcagcgtcgataaaggcgagcccggagggtctccgtggctcgtgcgggggctgtggcaagagggggcataggtgcagtcggtgcctgggggagcgaaggacgcgttcccttgaccggccgagccccgatgcccaccagcctcgctgcaaggactgtggccagtcaggccaccgcttgagtgcctgtcccaggcccagggacgcggcgcgggcgggaagcgcggacgggctggagaagggagtcgacttccagccgtctcccgccctcgggccccgccttgagtaa